A region from the Wolbachia endosymbiont of Folsomia candida genome encodes:
- a CDS encoding molecular chaperone DnaJ, with protein sequence MGYKLSKKEFNYYSPQFTGLRISKESIVGCNYLEASKLIHQQYKRLASEFHSDKTKGSDEPMKAINRYKTELLKYIKPLSNGAGLIVAWETQRYMQLAQQNQINGNDKRTKYYSIFGLVNLFLGISLLASYIYLAIKLFKAANFTTTPGILFSASLIVTVASFMLSIYLISSVIKKVVDLQNPAQGQGENLTPEDIEEALQKEMSEYKFSIFVSQYTPYLSCALLVAGLGLQYQSGCMDSKVLVGLAAVLGCMLIAKLAIEIYERKVLEVVKTEGIGPEQRVPLAMLTEHPSSSINPDGTFHVSAHGVV encoded by the coding sequence ATGGGCTATAAACTAAGCAAAAAAGAATTTAATTATTATTCACCACAATTTACAGGGTTACGTATTAGCAAAGAAAGCATTGTAGGTTGTAATTACTTGGAAGCATCAAAACTAATACATCAACAATATAAAAGGTTAGCGTCTGAATTTCATTCAGATAAAACAAAAGGAAGTGATGAGCCAATGAAGGCAATTAACAGATATAAGACAGAGCTTTTAAAATACATTAAGCCGTTAAGCAATGGAGCAGGCTTAATTGTTGCATGGGAAACTCAAAGGTACATGCAGCTAGCTCAACAAAATCAGATAAATGGAAACGATAAGCGCACAAAGTATTACTCTATTTTTGGTTTAGTAAATTTATTCTTAGGAATCTCATTACTAGCATCATACATTTACTTAGCAATTAAATTATTTAAGGCTGCTAATTTTACTACTACACCTGGGATCTTATTTAGTGCTAGCTTAATCGTAACTGTTGCCTCTTTTATGTTAAGTATATATCTCATTTCCTCCGTAATAAAAAAAGTTGTGGATTTACAAAACCCTGCACAAGGACAAGGTGAAAATTTAACGCCAGAAGACATAGAAGAAGCGCTACAAAAAGAAATGTCTGAATACAAGTTTTCAATTTTCGTTTCTCAATATACACCTTACCTTTCTTGTGCTTTATTAGTGGCTGGTTTGGGATTACAATATCAATCTGGTTGTATGGACAGCAAGGTGCTTGTTGGACTCGCTGCGGTATTAGGGTGTATGTTAATAGCGAAGTTAGCAATTGAAATTTATGAAAGAAAAGTTCTAGAAGTTGTCAAAACTGAAGGCATAGGTCCTGAGCAAAGAGTGCCTCTAGCGATGTTAACCGAACATCCAAGCAGTAGTATAAATCCAGATGGTACTTTTCACGTCTCAGCTCATGGAGTGGTTTGA
- the purN gene encoding phosphoribosylglycinamide formyltransferase — MKKIKLGILISGRGSNMQALIEACKGQDFPAKIACVVTNNSEAAGLKLAKQAGISAFVVKDRPLDADKIHEILTEHKVDLICLAGFMRILKADFLSKWNNKIINIHPSLLPSFQGLNAQEQALKAGVKITGCTVHYVIPEVDAGTIISQTAVQVLPDDDIHSLSERILTEEHKCYIEAVRLIAKGMTQ, encoded by the coding sequence ATGAAAAAGATTAAACTAGGAATACTAATTTCAGGTAGAGGATCAAACATGCAAGCATTAATTGAGGCGTGTAAAGGTCAAGATTTTCCCGCAAAAATTGCATGCGTTGTAACAAATAACAGTGAAGCGGCTGGTTTAAAATTAGCAAAACAAGCTGGCATTTCAGCATTTGTTGTTAAAGATAGGCCACTTGATGCCGATAAAATTCACGAAATACTCACTGAGCATAAGGTTGATTTAATTTGCCTTGCAGGGTTCATGAGAATTTTAAAAGCTGATTTCTTAAGTAAGTGGAATAATAAGATCATAAACATCCACCCTTCTTTGCTTCCGTCTTTTCAAGGACTAAACGCTCAAGAGCAAGCTCTAAAAGCAGGGGTGAAAATTACAGGTTGTACTGTACATTACGTCATTCCTGAAGTTGATGCTGGCACTATAATTAGCCAAACTGCTGTGCAAGTGCTGCCCGATGATGATATTCATAGCCTCTCAGAGCGTATTCTAACTGAAGAGCATAAGTGTTATATCGAAGCAGTAAGGTTAATAGCAAAAGGTATGACTCAATAG
- the recF gene encoding DNA replication/repair protein RecF (All proteins in this family for which functions are known are DNA-binding proteins that assist the filamentation of RecA onto DNA for the initiation of recombination or recombinational repair.), with translation MVTHCYIKKLKLYNFRNHSDFELNSDDHSALIIGKNGIGKTNILEAISLLAKSNGMKKAKASEMQNRFSNKDWAVHYDFFNGANFNSIGIAKSFNKKLIQIDGKTQPNHSSIYKISNVIWLIPQMDQILLNSPSDRLKFLDRIASLFEEDYTCCYMQYRKAKRERSKLLRENILDENWLFSLESVMAINAVNILYMRLSVLKILQDTINNNSTESFPKANLKFNSQLNSHDTIEDCQSRLKQNRYKDSLTGRVNFGVHNDNFQVLCQKRDVPINLCSTGEQKLLLLSIILSSVKARCIHHNKAPLLLLDDIMSHLDKHYRKALIEEVLSIQCQTWITDVNKDNFNDYSTSFKFFDLL, from the coding sequence ATGGTTACTCACTGCTACATAAAAAAGTTGAAATTATATAATTTTCGTAACCATTCAGATTTTGAATTGAACTCAGACGATCACTCAGCTCTCATAATTGGTAAAAATGGTATTGGAAAAACCAATATACTTGAAGCAATCTCTTTGCTTGCTAAGAGCAATGGGATGAAAAAAGCAAAAGCGAGTGAAATGCAAAATAGATTCAGTAATAAAGATTGGGCAGTTCATTATGATTTTTTTAATGGAGCGAATTTTAACTCTATTGGCATCGCAAAGAGTTTTAACAAGAAACTGATTCAGATTGATGGGAAAACGCAACCAAATCATTCTTCTATATACAAAATATCTAATGTAATTTGGCTGATTCCGCAAATGGATCAGATACTGCTTAATTCTCCAAGTGATAGGCTGAAGTTTTTAGATCGTATAGCCTCACTATTTGAAGAAGATTACACTTGCTGCTACATGCAATATAGAAAAGCTAAGCGTGAAAGGAGCAAACTTTTAAGAGAAAATATTCTAGATGAAAATTGGCTCTTTAGTCTCGAAAGTGTAATGGCTATTAATGCAGTTAACATTTTATACATGCGGTTATCTGTTCTAAAGATATTACAAGATACAATTAATAACAATTCAACTGAATCTTTCCCGAAGGCAAATTTAAAGTTCAATAGCCAGCTAAATTCGCATGATACTATAGAAGATTGTCAGAGTCGTCTAAAGCAAAATAGATACAAAGACTCTTTAACTGGTAGAGTAAATTTCGGTGTGCATAATGACAACTTTCAGGTTCTTTGTCAAAAAAGAGATGTGCCAATAAACCTGTGCTCTACAGGAGAGCAAAAGTTGTTACTGCTTTCCATTATCTTGTCCAGTGTAAAAGCAAGGTGTATTCATCACAATAAAGCACCACTTCTTTTGCTGGACGATATAATGTCTCATCTGGATAAGCACTACAGAAAAGCATTAATTGAGGAGGTGCTCAGTATTCAATGTCAAACTTGGATAACTGATGTCAATAAAGACAATTTTAATGATTACAGTACTTCTTTTAAGTTTTTTGATCTGCTATAG